A region of the Terriglobales bacterium genome:
GGATTCATGATGAATTGTATGCACGCGCACTTGTACTTGGGGATGAGTCGCAACTCGTCGCGTTCATAAGCTTGGATCTGATCGGAATGGACTTCGGTCTGGCAGATGAGATCCGTGAAGCAATCCGCAAGTCCGCTGGAATTTCGATGAGCCTGGTTCACTGCACCCACAACCATTCGGCGCCGTTCACGATTCCATGGAGCGTTTTAGGGCCACGCTGGCTCGCAGGCCCCGGTCGAAAGTGGCGGGATTCCTTGCCGCAGATAGTTGCGGAAGCAGTTGCAGAAGCGAAACGAACTGCCATGCCGACGAAACTTTCGGCGGGACGCGCACCGGTACAAATCGGTTCCAACAGACGGCTTCGGACCTCTGAAGGCGTAGTGATGAAGCCGAATCCCGACGGCTCGGTGATTCCGTGGGTTGACGTGCTTCGAATCGAACGAATTGATGGAACCAAGACTGTTTTGTTCAGTCACGCTGCTCATCCCGTCATCATTCACGGGTCCAGTCGATTGATCAGCGCAGAATTCCCGGGATTCGCAGCAGGGAAATTAGAAAGTGTTCTGGGCGAGGGAAGTATCGCCCTTTTTGGCCAAGGGTTCGCTGGAGACATCAATGGGAATCCTTTGCGGGGCGGAATTGATGCGGCCAAGAGCGCCGGTGAAGAACTCGCTCGTGCCACACTCGCTGCTCTAGAAGACTGCGAGCCCATTACCGAATCTTCTTTCCAGATCAGGTCTGTGCGGATCGATATTCCGCTTCAAGCGTTGCCATCCCGTAGCGAGTGCGAAAAGTCCCTCAAGGAAGCTGAGGAAAAGCTTGCTCAGTGCAATCAAGCGGATTTAGCGAGCGACGAGCGCCTCTGGGACCTACAGGATTTGGTCGGAGTTGCGAAGAGCCAGGAAGAATCCTCGGAAGCCGACGACGTCCAACCGATGGAGAAGCAACCGTGGTGGCGAATGGATACTGTGCTTTGCCTTCAGGACTTGCTGTTGAAGGTTGATGCACGGGCCGAAACGCCACTTCGCTTTGAGGCGCATGTGCTGCGAATTGGAGATGATTGGGGGTTGCTCGCGACCACTCACGAATTGTTCTCGGAATACCAGTTGCGGCTGGAAGAAAACGTTCCTACGAAACACAAGATGATGCTGGCATACACGAATGGTTGTGAAAGCTATATACCGATGGACAAAGACCTGTCGCTCGGAGGGTACGAAGCTTCCAGTTTCCCAGAAGACGGTGCTGCATTACGTTACCGGCACCGCCGTGCCGTTCGGCCAGGATGTGAGCAGAAGGTGATGGAAGCGCTGCGGGCGGTGTGG
Encoded here:
- a CDS encoding neutral/alkaline non-lysosomal ceramidase N-terminal domain-containing protein; this encodes MDRSHQHSKNGVGLIAGTARRNITPPVGAPLLGTIQRCTGIHDELYARALVLGDESQLVAFISLDLIGMDFGLADEIREAIRKSAGISMSLVHCTHNHSAPFTIPWSVLGPRWLAGPGRKWRDSLPQIVAEAVAEAKRTAMPTKLSAGRAPVQIGSNRRLRTSEGVVMKPNPDGSVIPWVDVLRIERIDGTKTVLFSHAAHPVIIHGSSRLISAEFPGFAAGKLESVLGEGSIALFGQGFAGDINGNPLRGGIDAAKSAGEELARATLAALEDCEPITESSFQIRSVRIDIPLQALPSRSECEKSLKEAEEKLAQCNQADLASDERLWDLQDLVGVAKSQEESSEADDVQPMEKQPWWRMDTVLCLQDLLLKVDARAETPLRFEAHVLRIGDDWGLLATTHELFSEYQLRLEENVPTKHKMMLAYTNGCESYIPMDKDLSLGGYEASSFPEDGAALRYRHRRAVRPGCEQKVMEALRAVWK